Proteins found in one Acanthopagrus latus isolate v.2019 chromosome 3, fAcaLat1.1, whole genome shotgun sequence genomic segment:
- the trim71 gene encoding E3 ubiquitin-protein ligase TRIM71: protein MASFPDSDLQTCPLCKELCGSSAPISSSSSTSSSSSHTSSSSSQTTRRLHVLPCLHAFCRQCLEGQRSPGDPLKLRCPTCDQKVSISEAGVDSLPSSNFLFSNLLDVVVSSEEQIQNKNGHHHPRGILGGGSSGFHHSHGGLLHPHHLGEPQCSSCDEENPATSHCLDCQEYLCDNCVRAHQRVRLTKDHFIECLGENLHLGRVNANTNSGQPGVSGSIAQSLQNNFALLSLFQDRMSFCQHHDNEVFLFFCESCSVPICRECSVGRHIGHTFVYLQDAVQDCRAITIQLLADAQQGRQAVQLSMEKVQAMAEQVEIKAKVVQTEVKALVLRHKKALDERECELLWKVEKIRQVKAKSLYLQVEKLHQSLTKLDSTIAAVSQVLDEGRHLDVLLARERMLTQIHELKALRGLLQPQEDDRFMFTPPDQALYIAIQSMGLISSGAFAPVTKAHGEGLKSALRGKPASFTVIGYDHDGEPRLSGGDTVSAIIMSGTDGNLSAAEVTDHQNGSYTVSYLPKCEGEHLVSVLVCNQHIQGSPYKVIVKSGRSYGSLGSQVSSFGCEGEGDGQLCRPWGISVDKEGYVVVADRSNNRIQIFKPCGAFHHKFGSLGSRPGQFDRPAGVACDSQRRIIVADKDNHRVQVFTFEGQFLLKFGEKGTKNGQFNYPWDVAVNSEGKILVSDTRNHRVQLFAPDGSFLNKYGFEGALWKHFDSPRGVAFNHEDHLVVTDFNNHRLLVIRPDCQSARFLGSEGTGNGQFLRPQGVAVDQENRIIVADSRNHRVQVFEPNGNFLCKFGTQGSGFGQMDRPSGVAVTPDGVIVVVDFGNNRILKF from the exons ATGGCTTCGTTTCCCGACTCGGACCTGCAGACTTGTCCGCTCTGCAAGGAGCTGTGCGGCTCCTCTGCTCCcatttcctccagctcttctacctcctcatcttcatcacatacctcgtcctcctccagccaGACTACGAGGAGGCTGCACGTCCTGCCCTGCCTCCATGCCTTCTGCAGGCAGTGCCTGGAGGGCCAGCGCAGTCCTGGGGACCCGCTGAAGCTGCGGTGCCCCACCTGCGACCAGAAGGTGTCCATCTCTGAGGCCGGGGTGGACTCCCTGCCTTCCTCCAACTTCCTCTTCAGCAACCTGCTGGATGTGGTGGTGAGCTCTGAGGAGCAGATCCAGAACAAGAACGGCCACCATCATCCCCGGGGAATCTTAGGTGGAGGCTCCAGCGGCTTCCATCACTCTCATGGAGGCCTGCTGCACCCTCACCACCTGGGAGAGCCTCAGTGCAGCTCCTGCGATGAGGAGAACCCAGCCACCTCCCACTGCCTTGACTGCCAGGAGTATCTGTGTGATAACTGTGTGCGGGCACACCAGCGGGTGCGGCTGACCAAGGACCACTTCATCGAGTGCCTGGGAGAAAACCTCCACCTTGGCCGAGTCAACGCCAACACCAACTCGGGCCAGCCGGGGGTGTCGGGGTCCATCGCACAGTCCCTGCAGAACAACTTCGCCCTGCTGTCCCTCTTCCAGGATCGCATGAGTTTCTGCCAACACCATGACAATGAG GTATTCCTGTTCTTCTGTGAAAGCTGCTCGGTGCCTATCTGCAGGGAGTGCAGCGTGGGCCGCCACATCGGCCACACCTTCGTTTATCTACAAGACGCCGTACAGGACTGCAGGGCCATCACCATCCAGCTGTTGGCAGACGCACAGCAGGGGCGACAGGCTGTGCAG CTAAGCATGGAGAAGGTGCAGGCCATGGCAGAACAGGTGGAGATCAAAGCCAAGGTGGTGCAGACTGAAGTGAAGGCCCTGGTCCTCAGACACAAGAAAGCGCTGGACGAGAGAGAGTGTGAACTACTGTGGAAG GTGGAGAAGATCCGTCAGGTGAAGGCAAAGTCTTTGTACCTGCAGGTGGAGAAGCTGCATCAGAGTCTGACCAAGTTGGACAGCACCATCGCTGCTGTCAGCCAGGTGCTGGACGAGGGCCGCCACCTCGACGTGCTGTTAGCCAGGGAGCGAATGCTCACCCAGATCCATGAACTGAAGGCTCTGAGGGGCTTGCTGCAACCACAAGAGGATGACCGCTTCATGTTCACTCCTCCTGACCAG GCTCTGTACATAGCCATCCAGTCCATGGGTCTCATCAGCAGCGGAGCTTTTGCCCCAGTCACCAAAGCTCATGGCGAGGGTCTAAAAAGTGCGCTTCGTGGCAAGCCCGCCTCCTTCACTGTGATTGGATACGACCACGATGGTGAGCCACGTCTCTCTGGAGGGGACACGGTGTCCGCCATCATCATGTCAGGTACGGATGGCAACCTGTCTGCAGCGGAGGTAACAGACCACCAGAATGGCTCGTACACCGTCAGCTACCTGCCCAAATGTGAGGGGGAGCACCTGGTGTCGGTGTTGGTGTGTAACCAGCATATCCAGGGCAGCCCCTACAAGGTGATCGTGAAGTCAGGGCGGAGCTATGGCTCCCTGGGCTCGCAAGTATCATCCTTTGGGTGCGAAGGGGAGGGAGATGGACAGCTGTGTCGTCCGTGGGGCATCAGCGTGGACAAGGAGGGATACGTGGTGGTGGCTGATCGCAGCAACAACCGCATACAG ATATTCAAGCCTTGCGGTGCTTTCCACCATAAGTTTGGCTCTCTGGGTTCCCGGCCTGGTCAGTTTGATCGTCCAGCTGGGGTTGCATGTGACAGTCAGAGACGAATCATTGTGGCTGATAAGGACAATCACCGTGTACAG GTGTTTACTTTTGAGGGCCAGTTCCTGCTGAAGTTTGGGGAAAAGGGTACCAAGAATGGACAGTTCAACTATCCCTGGGATGTGGCTGTCAACTCTGAGGGTAAGATCCTGGTCTCAGACACCAGGAACCACCGCGTGCAGCTCTTCGCCCCTGACGGCTCTTTCCTCAACAAGTATGGCTTTGAAGGGGCCCTGTGGAAACACTTTGATTCTCCCAGAGGCGTGGCCTTTAACCACGAAGACCACCTGGTGGTGACCGACTTCAACAACCACCGGCTCCTGGTCATCCGGCCAGACTGCCAGTCTGCTCGCTTTCTGGGCTCTGAGGGCACCGGGAACGGGCAGTTTCTGCGGCCCCAGGGTGTCGCTGTGGACCAGGAGAACCGCATTATCGTGGCGGACTCCCGCAACCACAGAGTCCAAGTGTTTGAACCCAACGGAAACTTCTTATGCAAATTTGGCACACAGGGGAGTGGCTTCGGACAGATGGATCGCCCCTCTGGCGTAGCTGTGACGCCTGACGGAGTCATTGTGGTTGTTGACTTTGGAAATAATCGCATCCTCAAGTTCTaa